The following are encoded together in the Bradyrhizobium algeriense genome:
- the mtnK gene encoding S-methyl-5-thioribose kinase gives MSSQQRPLADPRPDEYRILHEADLRDYLAGLPAIAARLGGEPASWSIIEVGDGNLNLVFIVRGTAGGIAVKQALPYVRLVGESWPLPLSRSHYEYLALTHQARLAPGLVPAVLHHNEGLALVVMELIEPHVIMRRGLIAGALYPNFVGDIATFMARTLFFSSDLALPAAQKKEGIAAFAGNHALCKISEDLIFTDPYREAEQNRWTQPWLDATAAAFREDLDLHAAISRLKLKFLNAPEALIHGDLHTGSIMVTEDSTVVIDPEFAFYGPMGFDIGAVIANLLMAYLASAGHERSPGERRLFEVWLLETIENVWTEFSHEFLELWRTESHGDAYPLTLFPGTAGAARLEAERQAYMARLFGDTVGFAAAKIIRRILGLAHNADFELIEDAKQRAVCEARSLRLARAMMVETFPTIGAVTKAAREIRGWQPDFAK, from the coding sequence ATGAGTTCACAGCAGCGACCATTGGCTGATCCCCGGCCCGACGAATACCGAATCCTTCATGAAGCCGATCTGCGGGATTACCTTGCAGGGCTCCCGGCGATCGCAGCCCGTCTTGGCGGCGAACCGGCTTCCTGGTCGATCATCGAGGTCGGCGACGGCAACCTCAACCTCGTGTTCATCGTCAGGGGGACCGCGGGCGGCATCGCCGTCAAGCAGGCGCTGCCCTATGTGCGTCTCGTCGGCGAAAGCTGGCCGCTGCCACTGTCGCGCTCGCATTACGAATATCTCGCGCTCACGCATCAGGCGCGGCTGGCGCCCGGACTGGTGCCGGCCGTGCTGCATCACAACGAGGGATTAGCGCTCGTCGTGATGGAGTTGATCGAGCCGCATGTCATCATGCGCAGGGGGCTGATTGCCGGCGCGCTCTATCCGAATTTTGTCGGCGACATCGCCACCTTCATGGCGCGCACGCTGTTTTTCTCGTCCGACCTCGCGCTTCCTGCTGCCCAGAAGAAGGAGGGGATTGCGGCGTTCGCAGGCAACCATGCGCTCTGCAAGATATCAGAGGATCTGATCTTCACCGATCCCTACCGTGAGGCCGAGCAGAACCGCTGGACGCAGCCGTGGCTCGATGCGACGGCGGCCGCTTTTCGGGAAGACCTCGACCTGCACGCCGCGATTTCGCGTCTCAAGCTGAAGTTTCTGAACGCGCCGGAAGCGCTGATCCATGGCGACCTCCACACCGGCTCGATCATGGTGACGGAAGATTCGACGGTCGTGATCGATCCCGAATTCGCGTTCTATGGACCGATGGGTTTCGATATCGGCGCCGTCATCGCCAACCTCCTGATGGCCTATCTGGCCTCTGCCGGCCACGAAAGGTCGCCGGGCGAACGGCGGCTGTTCGAGGTCTGGCTGCTGGAAACGATCGAAAACGTCTGGACGGAGTTTTCCCACGAATTCCTCGAATTGTGGCGCACGGAAAGTCATGGCGACGCCTATCCCCTGACGCTGTTTCCGGGAACTGCCGGCGCGGCCCGCCTGGAGGCCGAACGGCAGGCCTATATGGCGCGGCTGTTCGGCGACACCGTGGGATTCGCGGCCGCAAAAATCATCCGCCGCATTCTGGGGCTGGCGCACAATGCCGATTTCGAACTGATCGAGGATGCAAAGCAGCGGGCGGTGTGCGAGGCGCGCAGCCTGCGGCTGGCGCGGGCGATGATGGTGGAGACGTTCCCAACCATCGGCGCTGTGACGAAGGCAGCGCGCGAGATCCGCGGCTGGCAGCCGGATTTTGCCAAATGA